A stretch of the Symmachiella macrocystis genome encodes the following:
- a CDS encoding alpha/beta hydrolase-fold protein — protein sequence MTHDQHRALLLSGMTTLLVLHQAVLESVIADEKVSISTAQQEKHEVQLHTVASPYQAGETQIRILLPRERKPDEKFKVLYVLPVEAGNGQRWGDPVAEVVKHDLHNQHRLICVFPTFSALPWYADHPHDLTIRQESYFIKVVVPIVEQAYPADATPGGRLLVGFSKSGYGAYSLLLRHPKLFSQAASWDAPLMVAQPNKYGMGPIFGTQENFEKYRVTSLLKKRALLLQKSPRLILTGYGGFQQQHTAVHALMDELKIKHLYRNGPKREHSWNSGWLPEAVGLMLESR from the coding sequence ATGACACACGACCAACACCGCGCGTTGCTGCTGAGTGGGATGACGACGTTGCTCGTCCTGCATCAGGCGGTTTTGGAATCAGTGATCGCGGATGAGAAGGTTTCGATCTCAACCGCTCAGCAAGAGAAACACGAAGTGCAACTGCACACTGTGGCTTCGCCCTACCAGGCCGGCGAAACGCAAATTCGCATCTTGCTGCCGCGCGAGCGAAAACCGGACGAGAAGTTTAAGGTGTTGTACGTCTTGCCGGTGGAGGCGGGGAACGGACAGCGCTGGGGAGACCCCGTGGCGGAAGTCGTGAAGCATGATTTGCATAATCAGCATCGTCTGATTTGTGTATTTCCCACGTTTTCGGCGCTCCCATGGTATGCCGATCACCCCCACGATTTGACGATTCGCCAGGAGTCCTATTTCATAAAAGTCGTCGTCCCGATTGTAGAACAAGCCTACCCGGCCGACGCGACCCCAGGCGGCCGGTTGCTGGTTGGTTTTAGCAAATCGGGGTACGGGGCCTATAGCCTGTTGTTGCGGCATCCGAAACTGTTCAGCCAGGCAGCCTCGTGGGATGCCCCGTTGATGGTTGCTCAGCCGAACAAGTACGGGATGGGACCGATTTTTGGTACGCAGGAGAATTTCGAAAAGTACCGCGTGACGTCGCTTCTGAAAAAACGCGCCCTCCTCTTGCAAAAATCACCCCGGCTAATCCTCACCGGCTACGGCGGCTTCCAACAACAGCACACCGCCGTTCATGCTTTGATGGACGAATTGAAAATCAAACATCTCTACCGCAACGGCCCGAAACGGGAACATTCCTGGAACAGCGGATGGCTGCCGGAAGCGGTCGGATTGATGTTGGAATCACGTTAG